TATCTAGTTACATAATACGTGTTCATAATACGGTCTATCTAATACATCAAGAAAATCTTCTAAGAAAATAACTTCGTGGTAAAATGTCGAAATTCGTTAACTTCGTTAAAAGCgataattcttaataaataagatgtcctcaaatagtaaaaaaatttagattattcgaataaaataattacagtTTCTGTTACGATTTTATCTTCCATTATTATAttccattaataattatcataattatttccaCACTTCATAAATGATTCCTAAATCGTTCAAAATCGAGATTCGTCGATTCTAATCTCgattgaaatgattttaaacAACATGATCagatttcttataaaaaaagataaagacatTCTATGTGTCTTCGTAATAGTTCGATAAAGTAGATACTATCTATGGAAGGAAAGGATAACCTCGAAAGAATAATCGAGAAATCGATACGGTCCGAtcatatatcgatattatgacAATATCcccgacaacaacgacaacgataacaacgataacgaagACGAAGCAAAGACGACGTTAATTGGCCCAATCGTTTCCTCGGCTCTTGGAGGCACGTCTGGTGTGTCTCCGGCTGGGATCCCCTGGTGGGGGTCAACGAGAGAGTCACCCCTCAACTGTCGAGGATTAATAGACGAAGCGCCAGTAGCCGACAGATAACAACGAATGAAGACGCATggaaagttctctctctctctctctttctctctctctctctctctctctctctctctctctctctctctccctctctctctctctctctctctttcatcgaaCATTATCctgagtgagaaaaagagagtcagagagagagagagagagagagagagagagagagagagagagagagagagagaagacaaagAGGACAACAAAGATTCGACCGAGTTCAGGGCCCATGGGATTTTTCCATCGACTCGTCGACATCcagatttttatctttcgaataagaatattaaggCGCTCTTTGTAAATTTTGTATCTCAATTATTTTGCAAGATAATttacaatgaatttaattaatgattctatctatctaatctTGTATAATCCTCATTCCTTATTTTCATAATCAGTTTGATCGatataagattaatttttatcttcgtatatcgaagaaaaaaatatctaatacgTAGCGCAGTTTTAAAACGGGATCGACAAAAATTAGACTAAAGAAGTGTTTTGATAATTtatcgagaagaagaaacgtgtcttgaaatatccataaaaatgaattatctcACGCGTTGATCAAAATCGAGATCAAAGCATCATGAGAATTTCTCTTAGTCAACTTTTCTTATAATCTCGTAAATGCACGATACGTTATTCTCGTACACGATAACACGATATTAACGCGACTGGTTGATAGCgagtatttctttatatactaTCGTAATattcacatacatatagaaagGTGGATGTTAGCAACGTTGGTAATCGTATATAATAAGGCGGCTCCTAGACTTGTTGTTAGATAAGACAGTGGAATTTTACTGAAcgttgcatatatatatatatatatatatatatatatatatatatacgtgtgtgtatatatgtatgtatatgtatacgtaaatcGGTAACGAGACAGCGAGTAAGATGATATGTCTCATTCAATGCGAACCACGACTCGAGAGGATCGATGATCATAAAGATGTTTACATATCGTGGTTAATATCGAACCCCTTCTATTCTATCTCTTTGCAGCGCAACAATGAACTTTTTAAAAGCGCATCTCATTACGAGTCATGAAGTTACCTTTGTTTGTCTTATCTTTCAagcattttaattattgtctGTCGATAACGTtcaaattcttaataattccttttacattcaataaaaaaatcattctcaCAAGTTTTTCTTCcgaatcctttttattatgaattatttataaaaattagaaagagaaagagaaagggagggaagggagaggaagagattaattaaaatacgtaTACACTGACGTtatgaattatcattatctttttagaaaaatgtgGACGATAGTGAATGTAAAAACGtagtagaaatatttctttcttttcttttatttaatcttgtagataagaaaaaacatattaaataagttgaaataattattgtagaaaagaaaaagaaaatttaaatataatctatatcgACGTATTATATTCATTCTTATTACACTTGTTAgtgttattgctattattagaGTATATTATCTCACAAATGTTGTATTACAAACAATatcactttatttattttcttatctatcaTGGATTCTATTGtgataatcgatatttcattgttCCGTCATGACGGTGCATCTGTAGTCTTCGCGATAATTCCATCGATTTTGCGAACAGAGCACgtttatatatgcacacatattTGACAGAAACTTCACAACGTAAATGAACGTGACATTAACTGAAAATCTTACGTAGGTGTAAAGTAATGAGAAGTCGCAAAATAAACCGATAAGCTATTCTATTCGTACGCACGTacgcatacacgcacgcacgcacgcacaaaATTAAGATCGCCTTGAACTCTTTCcatccttattctttttcttcttcttcttcctcttcttcttcttatatttctcttcgtcCTTCTCTTTGATTAcggcgagaaagaaaaaaaaaaaaaggaaaaacaaaaatttgccTGCTCGTCTATTTACACAATGATCAcggataaattatattttatcttttttttgtctattctcatcgctatctcttttttttatttatattctttatgtgcaatatatatttagagtatatatatatacatagagaaggaaagattttCGTATTAGTTAAAAATTATCCAGGTTTAACATTCAACTCTTCGTATTAGCATGTTTTTCCGGTTCTCGTATTAATTTATCGAGTTTCTACTATTTCGGCACAGAAGGTCGAGCTAATGCAAATCTTGGtttctttatattcattttggttgctacatatatgtgtgcgtgtgtgcgtgtgtatacttatacatatataaatctgCCATTTAACGATTTGAAAGGTAAAGATCCAGAGAAGTAGAAAATTTCTCAAATAAAGGAGAACAAGATCCTGacattctttatcttttatttttcagacGCGTGTTTACGATGCCAGGCAGAAAGCAAGAAGGACTTTTACGGACGACAAGACTGCGTGGTCGTATGGGGCGAGTGTAACCATTCGTTTCATTACTGTTGCATGTCCTTGTGGGTGAAGCAGAACAATCGTTGTCCATTATGTCAACAGGAATGGTCCATCCAAAGAATGGGAAAATAACGATGCGATTAGGACacctatattatatttcatcattaaacattttgtttttttctttttaaaataatactatgcctctctttttcgtttgttttctttgccTACGCACCATCTTTtgtctaatttttatttttcgttcaattatcgataataatcgtataaaaCTCCGGCGTCCATCACATTCTttgaatgtaattatatagattTCGCAAAAtatcagtaaaaaaaaaaggttcgtAGAACGAGTTTTCTATACTTCTCATAATCGCCTTAGCGATTCCTCATGAATGTATGTTTACgaaatcttaaaaaagaatatttctcaaAAGATAATCttgcatttttgtttttttgttttttttatgttatatacatgttacaaaattattttcctttttttctttgtttccttttttctttttttttttttttctttcattttcttttatttctttaaatttaatattttatgtcgACGTAAATCATTGCATTCTACTCTCCAATGCgaagttattttctttttcttcttctttgttttcttttctttttctcttatttctttcaattaaatgTCTTATCTTAACAATGGATTTGTGAATCCATGATTTATGTAAATCATGCATTCTCCTCTCCAATGCGATCGCATCTctcattgtattattttaaagtctcgtaaaaaaagagcgttgataaaaaataataatgaaaaaaaaaatgtattctgGTGAGTAAAAATACTTAAACTGTTTTAAACTGATTTTTAAATTGCTTTCCGTTGTTGTCGTGTTGTTGGTAAAAATTACACATTAGCAAATTGAAAGACGCCACGTCAGCGACATCAGACTtgtggattttttttcttcaaactcTGATTAACGTAATTCTCATAGAAATGCTGCACGATATATAATTCAacgaataattaacaattaaaaattaaatatttaattactaacggcaattaacaattatatttttaacactTTTGCTAAGGTACCGTTATTCGCGGATATGCTACCACGGTCAGAACGCGAACGTCCGCTTCAGTGTGTATTAGAACGTATACTTTGTTACGAACCAAACATATACTTTACTGCTGAcagaatgtaatatttaatactttgtCGCGTCACGTAAATTATTAGTCTCTAATTCAAATCGTCTTGAactaaaatgaaagaaatataatcaaagTTGTGAATCGATGCAAAATTTTAATCGGTGATTGAAATTATCCCGTTATTTCATACCATATTccattcaattatttattgtattaatgattaataattgaatttttcatcttagtgaaatgaatatttttttcttatttattttttctatattcttattaaaatactaatcaaaatgttaaataaggtgaaaatatgattatacgaaataattagTCAATGATTTAGAACATGAATAATTTGTCAGTTTGAAAGTTTCAATTGTTGATGAACCTCAGCGTAAATATACTGTTAATCTATGCAATATATCAAAATCAATGTGTAAGagttttaattattgaaaaattataaccTAGACACTTCATGAATTTAGTCAATGTGTAAGATTATGGAAGTGAGATAATTCTCGTATAATGTGAATATTGCGTTTCATAGAAATGCCACGTTACATAAATCGTGTTATATGAGAtttctaattgaaaaaaaatgaggttAGATTccaaagtattttttttaaattatttcaagattttttttttaaataatataaaccaCATTGAcataacaaaatgaaaaatatttttatctaattcaaacaatttatactaattaatatacaaaccatgaaataaataatagtacatacatacatgtaagattataaaaattataaacaaaacagTCGTTgaacatattataataattactgtaATGTCGACATAGCATATCGAAGGTTAAAAACTAATGCACTTatgcatttttaaaaatatataaagtaaaagaataaaaatctaaaaattttaAGATTGTTTATATCAAAACTGCGTTGTTTATGTTCCGCGTTACATGAGAGTCACTATCTGAATTTCAAGATCGCATTATATTGAAACTGTGCTCACATTATATTTAGGTTACCTGTATTtcaattgttatcgttaatttgtagttttattaaatattgccCAATATGAGCATATAAGATAAACAGGTTGTCACGCGCTGAAgttaagtattaaaaaaaaaaataaaaaacaaaaaaagaaaggaaaaggagacaaacaaaaataatcgattttggCCACGATAGATCTCTTTGCAGATTTCCATTATAAATCAGATCAAAGTACacattaaaagtataaaaattatttacgattgATGATTCGATCTAAACGATGCTTATCGCAATACGTCGCGTGAATCTCATCAAAGATTGCGTCATTTTAAAGAACAAATTCCAATGAGCATCGGCGCTCATTACTTTGCAAATTGCATAATCGTGTAATTCACAAGAAGCATGCGAATCAAGTGCGATCGATACTCGAATTTCGAATTTCGAAATGACtcgaatttataataacaatcgaTAATCTCAACGAATAATTAACTACTCAGACAATGAATTACATCATCTCACATTATGAGAGACACTTACCttcatttctataataatagcggcaagaataataaatttcttacatCGAGATATCGAGTTAAATCAATAGCAAATACTCGAGAAATTGTATgcaataattgttttattataacacATTGTCAATTAACTAAATAGTTTATTCAATACCTGAAAATTTTGTGTTGtgttatgatataatataatatattataaaccaaaaattttttaatttataatataatatattataataagaaagcGAATATATTTGACAgagaattcataaaaaaataaataaaaattatttgacagagatttaatattaattaaaacgaaaatatcagGAAACAAATAAGGAGATATCATGAGATCacaagaaatgaaattatcgaataaatattgcCTGCTACGATTCTTGTTTCTCAATTGacacgtttttttcttttttatatcagcATACATACATCTTTTTCTGACGTTATGAATAAAGgtcaaacgagaaagaaatgatgCCAATCATAGAGTGGGCGAACTAACAAATatcaacgaaagagaaattgtCGCCTGCCTTCTTTCACGCTAGGTGATGTTGATGAGTAATATTGATACGTGTCAATTGTTTAagattttaattcatatttaatgaCTAAAAATCTTAAAAGGCAGAGGATAggcttcgaaatatttttcctcaTACTATCATAATTATCTGTTATAACACCAAGAATTATCCGTAATTGTTCCTACGAAATAGAATGAATAATACAGAAAAAGCGGTAgtcgttaattattaaaccTTAATTATCGGAGAATTCACGCTTTGCCGTATCAGTGATTATACTTACTAAATTAAGAATATTGTTTTTCACATATAAACATTcacaagaaaaaattattcattgttCGATCAAATACATGTATTATCCTGCATtcggatcgatcgataatatgaGGAAAAacgcaagaaaaaagagagagaaagaaaaaagaaaaatacatcgTCGTGAAGTTAAGTGTGgggaatttattaaattcgagTCAATTAACTCGAACTGAACGGTCGTTCGCAGTTGTTGCTACTTCTTTGTGGTTGGTCAATTCGCATCGCGCGGTACCACCACTTGTCCAACTACTCGCGAATAGCCGAAGGACATCGAGCTCCCTTCTCcttctgtttgtctgtctgtctctctctttccccttctctttcccctctcttcatcatatctctttttcctcatcGTGTCCTTTCGTGAAACACATGCATTCTCTTTCCGCGTCATTAGGTCATTTACGGTGGAGGCTCGACCAAAGGCTCGACCAATCATATCTCGAGGAAAATCGAGACGGCGCCGAGTTAGTCCTTTACGTATACTGTTATCTAcgaatctatttatttcttaatatgtTTCATAGTAGATTACGTTATGTTATTTTACGGTAATCAGTACACattttaaaaacaatagtattctctttgatttatcacaagtttttataaattctacaTCGACATATTTGTGTCCTTGAAACGAACGATAGAATCTCGTAATATACCTTAggaatataatttaacgatGAAGGATAGAAATGATCTTGTTGCACGCGACGAGTGACCTTTAACAATCGACCCGATCTATATCGTTCTTcctcatgtatatatatatatatatatatatatatatatattttttttttttttttttctcaagcgATACTTCGTGTTTTCAAACCGTACAAGTTTTTACCTCTTTGCCTTTGAATACgatctttttataaaagttaaaaaaacgTTAGTCATTTCAACAATATTGCTATCAGTCAAATAAACATATGACCGACCTATTTACGTCAAACTTTGATCagttattttatcgttttcatgTATGCAATttgtacatgtatacatgCGTACCTATGTATAGGTGTGTTATATCTCATACGAGTACTGCAACGACGTGAAAGAGACTCGATGAAAGAGGCTCGGCTGGAGGCTCGACCAATCGTATCGTCGAAAGTTAAAAATAGACAATTCGTAGTTATATCGTGGTAACAGAAGTTTCGTCGAGTATTCAACACGATATATGTAATCAACGTTTTTCGAtagttttaaacaaaatagtaCAAAAAATAGACGTACATATCTACGCGCATATTTTAACAGATgtatagaaaaattcatttttaactaATTTGTGAATTGTGAATTGAATCAATTCGAACGTAGTTCATActaattttaaaacaaaaactaATTTTAGATTTCGTCTATCTTTTCTATGTAAACATGTACACGTGTTATCTAAAATACACATCTCACGTGTCTCACATGAATGTCTTTGATGTTAAGTTCGAATGACTGATATTGATATCGTACCActataaatgtaaatgtaaagTTGAAATATATACCAGTTCGAAATTTTAAATGCATATAATCAAAATCCTAgagaaattgtatattatttgacGATAGAGACCGAATATTTTCTTAGAAATTGTTGTAGAAGAGATCCATTAACGGGTTTAATCTCACctgaataaaagtataaatctCGTGTCAACTTGATCTCTCTCGTTCGGTCTGGACTCATTCGTTTCCCATGATTCGAATGTAACTGAAGATCATAGACGTGATGGATCGcgatcgttaaatattttttgttaacatACTTGCTCCTCGTATACAGTTAGAAGAGATCGCCTATCGTAGAAGAtcgattttctcttatataaaaCATAGAAGTTGCGGCCATTATCTCGCGAGCTTCATACTTTTCTGATTCAAGGTTAGTTATACAAGCGGTAACCAGCAatttaaaattcgataaatatgaCGGTGAGAATCCGTGAAAGAATTCTGCAAGAAAATTGATCCTAAGATGAtcgtgtgaaagagagaatcttGTTGGCTATGTAATCTAAGAGAgtaatagagagatagaaagggagagagagagaggagagagaaggaggtgtgggagaaggggaaagaagacgaggaagaaACGTGAATTCTACGAATAGAAAGCGTGCCGATCGAAAATTACATCTAAGAGAATTCTGAACGGAGAAAAGCACGCTTTTGCGAGTACACTCAAGACGGCAAAAGATACGAATTATTGGCCTCGAAGCCTTTCCATAAAACAtacggagaaagagaacgttAGTTGAATGTGTACGTAACGAAATGTTTGTGTATATGGTAGAAGAGACATACGAATTCACGCAATATGCGTATATACGTATCGTTGGTCGATTCTGAATTTATACTTTCTTGGAATGGAatgtaaaattgtttaaaattttaatagagaCATAACAGCTGCGGTTTCTAAAAAGTTGATTTTAATTGTAAGTTTTacaaattagaagaaaagatttactctttcgaataaaatgtaattactcaaaaaaaaaaattttacagatcttaacaaattaaataattaaattcaattttctaaggaaaaagaaaagtaatttcgATTTCTATCGAATGATTATTACCAGGACTTTCCCGCGTAAATTACGAGACGAAAGTTAACTAGCCGAGCCCCTGTGAACGGCGTCTTCTGATTGGTCATTGCGTACGGTTAAAACGTAATCTAAGAACCAGTTCTTGTTGCGTCAGTCAGTATTAtaacgaatttttatatacacatatatctaaCGAGAAGCATGTAAGATGACTAATTTGATACTACTCAATCCCATTATATGATCATTAAATAgcaatttgatattaaaatatttattatatttaatcccGTATCGaagttattaaagttttttctttcttttttctttacataaattttatctcaTAACTTTCGTCTCTTTAAGAATGTATGTGTTTCATTTAAAGAATTTACTtcttatagtatatatttcttatcttcttagTATATATTTCTCCCCAACAATAAACTTATTATCAAGTTATCAGATGCACGTGTCATTCCTCGTGCCTTTCATTCCAGCAACGATTCGCGATTTACGTCATTTCGGCATACGAACGTCaagaaatgataatagtaaatgATGAAGAGCCAATAAATAGAGTAAAGCGAGAGCACATTCAATTCTCTACTAAAGATAGAGCAGAGGGCAGGTAGGTGATACTTAAGAGACTCGCAAACGATCCATGTAATTGGTGtggtcatttttttttcgtaaaataaaaaatcaaatttttttagaaagacattctttaaaagaaaggatgaaaggATGACCGAACTTGCTATATAAAAGCAATACCTACTGCTTTCGTCTCGGAATGCGTTTATATTTAGTGAGTCAACGTGCTGGAAAcgaaaggaacgaaagagCATTGTCGGATTCAACCAATGTATTTTCAGCTGTCTATATTGTTCTAACAGGATATTTAACACAATACATCtggtttgatatttttttctttgttaaacgaaaggaaattaaaatcgaaatgaatattcaaatgaatttttgttttttactgaAAGGAAAagcatttttttaaatagaatttaagGTGATAAAAGAACGAATTTCGGAGTACATTAAACAGAGTCTAAAGTCTTCTTATTGActgaatcataaaaaaaaagaatggaaagaatGTATTTGGGCTTAAAATCGACGTCAACGTTTCGAAGTTCACAAATGTAAATGATTTTGATTGTTTTACTATATCTAAGGAAAAGAGTGGGAGTGCAAATGAAAAGACTATCTATCATTGAATCACTTTCTATCTTTGGGAGATCTTTAACAAGGAATTATTTCGTAGataagagaaaacaagaaagagagagtggaaaACGTACTTTATTCActgtttatcattttttatgctgacatgaaatatttatatataaatcgttcaTTTGTCAAAGTGATTAACTacgcaaaacaaaaaataaagaaaatcaataaaattataaatgtatactgtatttttaatttttttgtaaaatatgtatttaaacatacattgcatgtatgtgtgtgtatatatatagaatgtatTATTACGAGTATAATAGATTTATGTTATGACATGTaagataattcatttaatttaattttatttaacttgataaaaattttggcTTCTgaagtaaattatttatttacttacaaaGTTTCCTCGTTTAATAACTGCTAATCgtcaagaaaatttattttaaatataaaaagtgaaatgCTACCAATCAAGTATCAATCAAGTCCTTtagtaaacatttttttaattgcaaaaaatagaattagtCATTTTGCTTTGAATGGCTcatatgagtgtgtgtgtgtatatatatatatatatatatatatatatatataaaatattgtgtGCACGTCACGATGAGAGAGCTGATGAAACTTTCGAGATCGTCCGTTACATCCTACGTGACCAACTCCATGTG
This Vespa velutina chromosome 10, iVesVel2.1, whole genome shotgun sequence DNA region includes the following protein-coding sequences:
- the LOC124952571 gene encoding RING-box protein 2; this translates as MADTDQDVTDRGDGDNLKTDKLFTLKKWNAVAMWSWDVECDTCAICRVQVMDACLRCQAESKKDFYGRQDCVVVWGECNHSFHYCCMSLWVKQNNRCPLCQQEWSIQRMGK